atTACATGGGCATATAGGGAATTGGCCCAAAAACTTACGATTAACGCCTCCTGGCAAAACAAGGCGAGGCAAGTCGAGAACCCGTTCATCCTCATTTACGGTGATCTGCCAACATGCAAAACTCCTCCACGAAATCACAGCAGCTCAACCGATGGGCGGTTCTCCGCAAAAGGGTGAAACGGGACTCGATCGTCCCATCAATCGCCACCTTCAGCTTCCGGTTAGGGGAGATCACTAGCCGGCCCTATCGGATTGCCTTCGTCGCGTCTGTCTTAGCTCCATAGGGATTCGTGTGGTAGAACCACCTCTCCATCCAATGCCGCTCCCACTTTGGCATGGAGGCATTCACTGGCCACAAATCGGAGCATACAGCGCGAACATTGAAGTTCACACTCCCAAAGACGGTTTTCTTTGTCCCAACCGGAGTGACCACCATCTTTGAGTGAACGGTGGCGAAGAAGATAGCGCCGAACCGATCAGTTTATGGCACGAACCCCGCGGTTTGGCAAATCCAGTCGAAGATCGCGATCCGAACTAGGACTGAGGGACTCAGTTGAGGAAGCTCCACTTGGAAAAGTTGAAGGACCTTGGGGAGCAGGACGTCGCATGGGAAGCGAAGACCTGCATCAAAGAAGGCGGCGAAGACAACGGTCCAGCCATCAACGGGGCGATGAACCACTGCATCGCCAGCGAAGAAGGCTTGCTTTTCAACCACTGTACTTGACGCGACGAGCTTCGCCAGATCCGCCTTGTTGAACAGCGAAGTGCCGAGGAAGCCGGTGCAGTCTTCGCCAATCTTGCAGGGGTCCGGTCCGGTCGCTGCGGCTGGAGCAGGCTTGCGCGGAGCCATGATGGAATGGCGAAAAATGAAAGTCAGAGCTAGCGAAGACTACAAGGccgaaaaagaaaaggtgaaagcGAGAGCAAGAACGCAGCCGGGGGAAGTAAAAATAGATGGGGTAAAAGTGAAAGCGACCCACGGGGGGACTATATAGCCCTAGTCATGCGACGGTTCGCCTTCCGGCCAATAGCAGCCCACCACGTGGCACCCAGGGATGGACACAATGGTAACTCCTGTTAGGATGGGCCGAACAGTAAAAGGCCACATGAACAGGAAAAACGCGACCCAAAACCCGAGtttaaagaaaagaagaagtgACCTAACTCACGTCCGAAAAGGATAGAAGGTCGAAAAACAACATGGAAACGTTTGAGAGAACTCATGAAATAACAAGGGTTAGCTTCTGCAGGTGTACATAGGTTTTGGCAGGAACATCGGCCGAAAGGGGGCACCTCATGCCATACCACATATTTGCACGGTCTCGCCCAAAGCTCCCTACTCGCTCTTGCCCATGAGGGGCTTGCTGGAGGCATATCACGAGGGCCTtcgaccaaatctgccgaaaccACCAGATTAGCAAAGCGCCGACTAAAATCACAAGGGGTCGCTTGGAGGTGAAGCCATAGGATGAAGCTGTAAGGCGAAGTCGAAGAATGGAAGCCATAAGGTTCGTCATCAAGTCTCTCTGTTGGGTGAAGCCATGGCGCGAAGCAGAAGGGGTTCGCCCAATGGGGCTCGTCTTCAACAAAAGGGCTAGGAGGTGTTGCGGCCCAAGAAGGCTCACACAAAACTTTAGGGCTATGTAATAGGGGATCCAAAAAAATTTCATCATTAATACATTGCTTTTACCATCCAATCATTTCATTGAGAGaaccacgtccttcgacgtgAAGTTATTGTCATTTCGACAACAATATAGATACTAATCCTGATTTTTAAAACTATAGATAAATAAAATTGTTGTGTCCTTATGAATTCAAAATAAAGTTTACATATAACTTTCGTTAAAACAAAGTTTACttatattaatttaataaaattgaaAAACCTATGTATTTAATATatgtttaaaatttaaatatttaaaatattaatagcAATATATAGCGCGTACTTGGCGTATAGTACAccttggctgtgtttagttcagcgcaaagtttagattttggttaaaattaaagatGATATAACTaatatgtgtatatgacataTTGATGTAATGAAAAATAACTAAACTAAACTTTGATTCAAAGTTTAGAATTATCGGCTGACCATCCAACCACCAAAATAATGCCACACCAGCATCGGGCTACAGTTCAGAACGTCGCAATCAGCGCCtcggataaaaaaaaaaacctttcggCGCTGCCGACCTTGTGAGCCCACCCAAAACTCGAATATACAGTACGATATACACACGTCTCCCCCACCCACCCCAATCAATCATGCTAAGCTCAAACAACCGATCTGCAACTTTGCAGATTTGAAGATTCATCTCACCAAACAAGAACATGATGGAGTATTTTACATCAGAAACCAAAAGCACAAGCAAAAGAGAGTCCAATAGTAACACAACACCCTATCTAAAGCAAAGAACATTACTACAGCTGGAAAAATTACTACTTCCTCCCTTCTATAATACTATGAAAGATTTTTGAGGGATGGCGAATCTGGACACACAGAATATTATTACAGCTGCAAGGGGCAACAAAAACACCCTGCTAGGCTGCTTCGTCGTCGTCCCGGGGACACACAGCTAGCTACATGACGGAGCAGGCGTTGGGGTTCTCGTCGCTGAAGGCAGCGGTGTAGCGGACCTcggtggaggaggcgcgggCGAGCGGTGCGGCGGAGGGGTCGGACACCACGTTGCGCACGTACCCCGCGGGGGCCTTCTTGTCGTAGGCGCCCGGTGCGTAGGGGTGCGCCACCGTGTCGTACGGCACGTATGGCCATGGCTCCACCCGCTTCCCGGTCTTGTACGCCACGCGCCGCATCACCTTCCCGGCGTCCACGTACCCCGTCACCGTCACCTTGTTCTGCTTCGCCGTCACCTCCACCGAGCTCACCCCTGCGCACATGCACAGATTCGTCAATCATTTCCACAACAAAGAACAAAAGCTAAAGGAGCCCTTGTTTTGCTTTTCAGAGCGTGTgaaagaagaagcagcagcaaaaATATGATTAAGCACCTTTCATGTCCTCAAGGGCCTTCTTGATCTTCCTTTCACAGCCTTCGCAGTCTATCCGCACCTTCATCTCCACTGTCTGAAACAAGAAGAGGATATAGGCATAAGTTTTTTCCACTCCAACAACACAACTGTCAACTAGTACTATCATGGTACAAATTCGACTGGAAGACAGATATACAGAGATCGACAGAAGAGGGAGATGCGATTAATGGATTAACATGTTCAGTATTACCTGGAATTGTTTCCTCTTCTTGAGGTGTCGGCGAGTCCTCGGCACGGAGCAGAACTCGGAGACAACGTCGACGATGCCCATCTCCTCAACAATCTCCAACCAAACTCCTCAGTCCTCACTAAAGAGACCAAAGAACTGCAGGTCTTTATCTGTATTACTGTACAGGCCAAGCAAAGTAGCAGAGGCTTCCTGAGCTGAAATGCAAGTGGATTGGATCCTGCGGTGTGTAGGTATCGCTCGCCTTCTGATATAAGGCCTCGCCGCAAACGGTGGCATCCACCGGTGCTTTGACACGTGGGCAGAGAGACTTTTCTGCTGGTGTGAACGGAGCGGAGCACATGAGAGGAAGCCGGTAGGAAGATGATATGGTCCGAGAGGCTCCGTTGGGTGTTGGGTTGGGGCCCACACGTCGATACAAGTGCCACGTGGGAGGACTGCCTGCCGGCAGCATGGCCAGGTGGTGGTGATTGATGTGAGCGATAtctctccaccgccaccgctatTCAGGTCTTGGGACGATGCGATGCACCTAACCTGCCGGCCGACCTGACTGCCTGCCAAGGGATGGGGTTCATTGGGAGCGGGGATCGaacaaaagaaatagaaaaaaaatattttcctaatgtttaaccgtccgttttatttaaaaaatttataaatttctTCTAATATTTAGTCATacataaaataatatatttatgttCTATTatgtaataacaataaaaatactaatcatattattttttaaaataagatgaacAGTGAAACATGATACGAAAACCCATAACAACACTTACTTAGGGACGGAGGTAGTTTGATGAAGCTCTCTCTCGTGGCCTGATCTTCTGGTCAGAGGATAATTCTTGCTTTGATCGAGTACAACATTTGCAatgtggctaccaaccagaacaagtctAGAACGtcgtgcaatcgctacaccacaaacgatgtcaTACCAACCATGACACGTGGTTGATGATCTCAGCAATGCAAATGAGAGAACACTGCaggaacaagataagatgcaatctaaattaCGAATAGGTGATGAAGCACGAAGAAATAGTTctgattgaagtggtagatctaatcgacccgacaaatcaacacaccaactattgggagctctgaatctatagtcgccgactaatcgagcgaggattagagaaaaggtgaatggcacttggcaaaattcaactaaacaaaacccaaatgtTCTAGAGGGTGCACATAGACACTTATAGAGAAAATAGATCTAGGGTTTAGTGttaattcgtggaggtggagggagacacttccgagatgggcctagtctattaatagtcccggttgcaataaaaactggaactaaaaatgatctttagtcccggttaaaaacacCACAGCTATTTTATgatcaccaaccgggattaaagatcatctttactcccggttcatcCCGTGTCAGTAGTctgtcagggggccgaggatctttagtgggactaaagatcatctttatagtcccggttgataatactaaccgggactaaaaattatattgatctttagtcccggttagttttaccaactgggactaaaatttaatatgtagtatataatccctatcccttatcctctcctacaCTTCACAAatcccttccccttcctcttcacagatctaactcctccccctcctcgccttcctcctcacctctcctccccctcactTCCcatccggtggccggcggcggcggccatggcgggcggcggcagctggcggggccgcgcccggcggcggccatggcgggcggcCAAAGGTGTCACGCGCGGCAGCGGTCGTGCCCTCTCGTCTGCCGGCCggcctcttttcttttttttttctgataatttgtgattgattgagatgtataattttgtgattcattgcatggatatgagatgtataatctgtcacacccagaaattctcgaaccagaatttctaagctgaatgtgcattaaacccctgtccaggaccagccagggtacacaaacgataattgttgacatacagacccacgtcttacaaaaatataaaagattacaaatgcagcgggaaagataaaagcgagctaaaccgggaagcttgacttcagcagcgggcgactccactccacaggcaaaccttgactgcagcgacgaaaccaacctctctgagacggctccaactgagaagaacttcaactctggtgtgggggaaaagagagcaagactgagtactacccactgtactcatcaagtcataccggaagaggaggtatgatgcaggatataaccaaaggaagctaggggttcttttgcataaagcaggcatttcaaaacagtagttgaaagcagtaaaacagctgtagtaattaatcaatattaaccaatcactgtccaacgctacaccacgttgcaacaggcccaaccaaccacctgaactacaccagttcattaagctaaactaggggtgagactaatcacggtgaatctggttgatcgcccataaccgcgggcacggctattcgaatagttttactctagccagaggtgtacaactgtacccacaagacacgattccacacatgtcgccatgccccgaagtatcaccatgatactgcaaagggggaaatcgtgacaagaccctccacgtaaccctcccctaaccatccacaccacgctaaggtttcacccccacccctcaaaaggcagtgggcggtcccctcttgcgccgcggtgaatccggcagctggacaaccgaacacctcggccgacccaactccatcacgcccaccctcgctaccggtgcctaggaaagggtcgagctatacttcagatcaagcagttacccactcccgcttgcggtaagcacggtaagtctcccagggtttcccgtgaaccggtccttaactgccatgggtgcgaccagcaaaaccatgcacccacagcccaccattcagtgtattttaattaactaacaccattgcggtggcaccaatccaaaactatgctaatagacaaagtctatgtaataatgtgatccctttttgtgtactagttgagctaagcatggctaagcatttcctaaaccaacatctaatcattttgatacacaggttatcaatggcatatggtaaacaataaatggctaagtaataggacccatcccacatgacattgtaaaagaatgcaacatttaatagaaatgcagggtgtttgtaaattgggtacaatatgatcaaatgtaaagcatgacttgccttgctctcacATTGACGAGACGTCAGCAACgccttcgagaaaccgcggatcgacgaaacggccgaaacctacgcgacaaacaaagcacacaagcaaaacatggtataagactactgaaacaggaaacaaaaccatttttaatggattatttgcatttttcttgatttactgagacttgaatggacttaaaacggagctcggatgaattacttatgaattttagaagataaactgtgtttttactaataaagaaaaagtccttaattaattattgcgcaataatacccagggctgacgtcatccaagggggggggggcggctgccgacaggcggggcccatgGGTCAGCTTCtcaaagaggagaggaagggggcgccggcacgtgggccccacaggtcAGCGGCTCAAAAGGGAAGGAGGTGGCGcctggcaggtgggccccaccaggcggtggctcaaaggggaggcgagggtggcgtcggccgggctcggctcggcctcaaggccgaccggccgaccaaggcgaggcgacggcgaggcacggccaccgacggcggtgaccggcggtgcGGGAAGCGTCGGCGACGgccgaaaggcggcggcgcatggccggAGCAGCGGCGTGGCCGGCGCTCGCGGGAAGGTGAggaaaggagggggagggaggactCACCGACGACACGGTGGCCGGAGCGGaagacgaaggcggcgacgacgacccgacgagaggaggggcggacgagcggcggcgacacctagagaaggggaggagaggagttagggatGGAGAAGGCGACCGCGACGACCAAAGTGGCTGGCTGGAGACGGAGGGGAATGGATagctcaccggctcgcgagggagATGGGGTCCCGGTGGGgttccggcgacgcgaggcgatGGCCGAGATGGCCCACACGGCGGcggagctagcggcggcggcggcttggcgcggcggcggccctagtggcgacggcacgcggccggagatgggcggcggcggcggagctcggcgagcgcggcgcgacggcggtagAGGGCGTGGGAGAGGACGGTGAATGggggaaatgagagagagagctcgagtgagggtttttatgggcgagggaggggcggaaacggccggggatggcccctatttggccggcgacgtggagaggtggaggagagagagagggtgttgggggatttcaaatcccccaccacttgcgggcgcgcgcgcgcgggagatgcggggagagggcggcgacgtgggcgcgaggtgcgggcgcggagtggaggcgcgacgtggagcggagaaggcggcggcgcgggcggttggagctccggctccaacgaccggaggtaggggacgaccgacaggtgggccccacctgtcggcgccagaaagagaaagggagggagggaggacttcggggaggggaaaggaggagcGGGCCGGCCCAGGAAGTGGCGccgagcgcggggagagagatgggccgacggcccatctagagaaaaaggaaggaaaagaaaagaaaacgaggaaaaggattttcctgggattaaaaaattgcactttggtgatttttaattggttaaaattatttccagggctgtgaaaattccactaaaaatcttgttaatgcattggagcatggggaactcaagaaaaattccaccacgctatttccgattattaattgcatttattaactagggatttagctctaggttaattaagataatttcttcgggcaatttatttaaccaatttttaaaacaagaaaagggggaaacttctgggcgtgacataatctgtgatgtatttgatttgtgtgtattttttaggatttgtgatgtatttgatttgagtGCACTTTTttaaggatttgtgatgtatttgatttatgtttataataacttaagatttgggatgttactttgaattggggatttggggattgATTTAGGGATATACATGGCActagattcgggagaaaatatagAGATTAAATCTGGAAAAAAAGGGCACCATCTGAACTGACGCTactctctctttagtcccggttggtgttatcatccgggactaaagattcctcttttttttcccggttcgtaacaccaaccgatctttagtcccgggtatttgaaccgggactaaagatagcgatctttagtcccggattcgtactcccggttggaaaaccgggactataggggggttaccaaccgggagtaaaaaggctttctccaccagtgattagAAGGCCCAAGACCCAAGTTAGGTTTCAGTAACAGCACTGCCTTGTTTTGACGATTCATGTTAACTCGGAATGAATTTGGATACGAGACCGAATGCGTTTGAAAGGTAGAGAGATAAGCCTTCCATcaagtccaagatcacccaaatcggagATGGCATGAAGGTGCTAGGTCTGTTTGAATTCAGTGTTGTCTCTAGAGGCCGAACTAAATTTCAAAACTCATTAGACTTTAATATTTTATGGATCCCCCGTTCATCCGATGCATTGTTTGACaatgttttatatttctcatgcTTGGTTGTATGTATATACTTCATGATCACATGTTATCATCCGCATAAAGCGAAGACCTAAACCTGCAGTAGTTGCAATTGAGTTGGGACAGGAGGCCCACTGTTTCAGTTGCGGGTAATATCTTACGCAAGGCCTCCATTGCGAGGATTAAAACCATAGGTGAAAGTGGATCACCCTATAGCAGTCTTGAACCTCTTGCATGGAAGATTCCTGTCCTGTAGAACAATTCATCAGTAATTTTGGACGATCAGGTGAGCAAGAGAGATGAGATCCAGTTTCTCCATCTATGGGCCAAAGCCAAAAGTTGTGAGATCTGTCAATAAATAAGTCCAACTCACTGAGGCCCTCTTTATTGAAGGTTAGGTTTATTGGTCTAGACTTTTAAATCAGTTTATtgacttatatgatttataagctagtggatttaatgtcctaa
This window of the Oryza sativa Japonica Group chromosome 4, ASM3414082v1 genome carries:
- the LOC4335295 gene encoding heavy metal-associated isoprenylated plant protein 27 encodes the protein MGIVDVVSEFCSVPRTRRHLKKRKQFQTVEMKVRIDCEGCERKIKKALEDMKGVSSVEVTAKQNKVTVTGYVDAGKVMRRVAYKTGKRVEPWPYVPYDTVAHPYAPGAYDKKAPAGYVRNVVSDPSAAPLARASSTEVRYTAAFSDENPNACSVM